The proteins below are encoded in one region of Sedimentibacter sp. zth1:
- a CDS encoding polymer-forming cytoskeletal protein — translation MKKLSSATKSFNLEKLDTIVSTGIEIEGKFTSIDCIRLDCKVMGEVISESLYLGESGYIKGDINCENIIISGKIDGNVNCNGKMHIKETGVVNGDIIVNTLSMEEGATFTGKCIKKDTKDKMSKHNKNSKIESKTK, via the coding sequence ATGAAGAAGTTAAGTTCTGCTACCAAATCATTTAATTTGGAAAAATTAGATACTATTGTTTCAACTGGTATTGAAATAGAAGGTAAATTCACTTCTATTGATTGTATAAGGTTGGATTGCAAAGTAATGGGCGAAGTGATTTCGGAGTCTCTTTATCTAGGCGAAAGTGGGTATATTAAAGGTGATATCAATTGTGAAAATATAATCATTTCTGGTAAGATAGATGGAAATGTAAATTGTAACGGAAAAATGCATATTAAAGAAACTGGTGTTGTTAATGGAGATATAATTGTAAACACATTATCAATGGAAGAGGGAGCTACTTTTACTGGAAAATGTATTAAAAAAGATACTAAGGATAAAATGTCTAAACATAATAAAAATAGTAAAATTGAAAGCAAAACAAAATAA
- the fusA gene encoding elongation factor G, which translates to MKTYSTDKIRNVALLGHGGCGKTTLMESLLYMTKATNRMGKVEEGNTVSDYDKEEKDRQFSIGTSVIPIEYYDTKINFFDTPGYFDFVGEVYSALRVCSGAVLIVDATSGVQVGTEKVWKYAEDRKIPRVILLDKLDKEDVSYDKILEQLREKFGKKVVPFSVPIGEQTSFCGYVDVISAEGYIFNGKECVKGEVPKYAVAKSQELKDMLMESVAETDEEMMEKYFAGEAFSDEEIHDGLRKAILSGEIVPIIVASAQKTIGVRELIKMVIEYLPSVEDLSEVTGHNDEVTEKRKVDSSDPLSAYVFKTIVDPFVGKINLFKVYSGTLKKDMEIYNASTRQSERVGSVFFLRGREQIEASEITAGDIGAVSKLQHFKTGDTISLKSNPIVFDSVKLPKPSLFMAASVKSKDMEEKVGIGLNRLAEEDQSFSHERNIETKELVLGGQGNMHLEVIKNKLKNLFKVEIELTSPKVAYRETIKSKSDVQGKHKKQSGGAGQYGDVHIRFEPSNQEFEFAEEIFGGSVPRNYIPAVEKGLRDCLDKGVLAGCKVVNVKAVLYDGSYHDVDSNEMAFKIAASLAFKKGMKEAKPVLLEPIAKVEIEIPDEYMGDVMGDMNKRRGRILGMDPTNYGTQIIHAEAPQAEMYTYAIDLRSMTHARGSFEMEFLRYDEMPMNMAEKVIHAYKETHGGE; encoded by the coding sequence ATGAAAACTTACAGTACTGACAAGATTAGAAATGTGGCATTACTTGGACATGGAGGATGTGGTAAAACAACTTTAATGGAATCACTTTTATACATGACTAAAGCTACAAATAGAATGGGTAAGGTTGAAGAAGGAAATACTGTTTCTGATTATGACAAAGAAGAAAAGGACAGACAATTTTCTATAGGAACATCAGTTATACCAATAGAGTATTACGATACTAAAATAAATTTCTTTGACACACCTGGTTATTTCGATTTTGTAGGAGAAGTATACAGTGCATTGAGAGTATGTAGTGGTGCTGTTTTAATTGTTGATGCGACTTCAGGAGTTCAAGTGGGGACTGAAAAGGTTTGGAAATATGCAGAAGACAGGAAGATCCCAAGGGTAATATTACTAGATAAGCTTGATAAAGAAGACGTTAGTTATGATAAGATACTAGAACAATTAAGAGAAAAGTTTGGTAAAAAAGTTGTTCCATTTTCTGTTCCAATAGGGGAACAAACAAGTTTTTGTGGATATGTTGATGTTATTTCAGCTGAAGGATATATATTCAATGGTAAAGAGTGTGTAAAGGGTGAAGTACCTAAATATGCAGTAGCAAAATCACAAGAATTAAAAGATATGCTTATGGAGTCAGTGGCTGAAACTGATGAAGAAATGATGGAAAAATATTTTGCAGGAGAAGCTTTTAGTGATGAAGAAATTCACGATGGTTTAAGAAAAGCTATATTGTCGGGAGAAATTGTTCCAATAATTGTAGCATCTGCACAAAAAACTATTGGTGTTAGAGAATTAATAAAAATGGTTATAGAGTATTTGCCAAGTGTTGAAGATTTAAGCGAAGTAACTGGACATAACGATGAGGTTACTGAAAAGAGAAAAGTAGATTCTTCTGATCCACTCTCTGCATACGTTTTCAAGACTATAGTTGATCCATTTGTTGGTAAAATTAACTTGTTTAAAGTGTATTCAGGAACACTAAAAAAAGATATGGAAATATATAATGCAAGTACAAGACAGTCTGAAAGAGTTGGTTCGGTATTCTTTTTAAGAGGTAGGGAACAAATAGAAGCAAGCGAAATAACTGCTGGAGATATAGGAGCTGTCTCTAAGTTGCAACATTTTAAAACCGGAGATACTATATCATTAAAATCAAACCCTATTGTGTTTGATTCTGTTAAATTACCTAAGCCATCATTGTTTATGGCAGCATCTGTTAAGTCTAAAGATATGGAAGAAAAAGTTGGAATAGGACTTAATAGGTTAGCTGAAGAAGACCAATCATTTAGCCATGAAAGAAACATTGAAACTAAGGAATTAGTATTAGGTGGTCAGGGCAATATGCATTTGGAAGTAATTAAAAATAAACTTAAGAATTTATTTAAAGTTGAAATAGAATTGACAAGTCCAAAGGTTGCATACAGAGAAACAATAAAAAGCAAATCAGATGTTCAAGGGAAACATAAAAAGCAATCTGGTGGGGCTGGTCAATATGGTGATGTTCATATTAGATTTGAACCTTCAAATCAAGAATTTGAATTTGCAGAAGAAATATTTGGTGGTAGTGTACCGCGTAACTATATTCCTGCTGTTGAGAAAGGTTTAAGAGATTGTTTAGACAAAGGTGTTTTAGCTGGATGTAAAGTTGTTAATGTTAAAGCTGTATTGTATGATGGATCATATCATGATGTTGACTCAAACGAGATGGCGTTTAAAATTGCTGCTTCATTAGCGTTTAAAAAAGGTATGAAGGAAGCTAAGCCAGTGCTTTTAGAGCCAATTGCAAAGGTTGAAATAGAAATACCTGATGAATATATGGGCGATGTTATGGGGGATATGAATAAACGTCGTGGAAGAATATTAGGTATGGATCCAACAAACTACGGTACTCAAATAATTCATGCAGAGGCACCGCAAGCTGAGATGTACACATATGCAATTGATTTGAGAAGTATGACTCATGCGAGGGGAAGTTTTGAGATGGAATTCTTAAGATATGATGAGATGCCAATGAATATGGCGGAAAAAGTTATTCATGCGTATAAAGAAACTCATGGGGGAGAATAA
- the xerA gene encoding site-specific tyrosine recombinase/integron integrase: protein MKIFCTEEGDRLQLKFKYDEKIVQVVRNIKGRKYNSYDRTWTVPNNIINRNLINNEFEVCVDSFDQLLSIKGYSNSTKKAYKAHIKRFKEFLNKDLNEVTVEDIKNYMYYLMNIKDNSNSYTTQAYSAIKLYCNYILNKNIEFKNFPRPKTVKPLPKVLSEEDVTKILNSVTNQKHRTILYVVYSSGLRVSEVVSLKVSDIDSNRMTIFVKDSKGNKDRYTILAQETLNELRRYFKLYRPKDWLFPGADKSEHLSVRSVQKIFKKACIKANINKNVGIYSLRHSFATHLLEYGTDIRYIQELLGHSSTKTTQIYTHVTNKDLKKIVSPIDRIAKK from the coding sequence ATGAAGATATTTTGCACAGAAGAGGGTGATCGGCTACAATTAAAGTTTAAATATGATGAAAAAATAGTACAAGTTGTTAGGAATATCAAAGGTAGAAAATATAATTCATATGATAGAACGTGGACTGTACCTAATAATATTATTAACCGTAATTTAATTAATAATGAGTTTGAGGTATGTGTAGACTCTTTTGATCAATTACTGTCAATAAAGGGATATAGTAATTCAACTAAAAAAGCGTATAAAGCTCACATAAAAAGATTTAAGGAGTTCTTAAATAAAGATCTTAATGAAGTAACAGTAGAAGATATTAAGAATTACATGTATTATTTAATGAATATTAAGGACAATTCAAACTCATATACTACTCAAGCATATAGTGCAATAAAACTGTATTGTAATTATATACTTAATAAGAATATTGAATTTAAAAACTTTCCAAGACCTAAAACTGTAAAACCATTACCTAAAGTATTAAGTGAAGAAGATGTAACTAAAATATTAAATTCGGTTACAAATCAAAAACATAGAACTATATTATATGTAGTATATTCTAGTGGTTTAAGAGTAAGCGAAGTGGTTAGTCTTAAAGTTTCAGATATAGATAGCAACAGAATGACTATATTTGTAAAAGATAGTAAAGGTAATAAAGATAGATATACAATTTTAGCACAGGAAACATTAAATGAACTTAGAAGATATTTTAAGTTATACAGACCTAAAGATTGGCTTTTTCCAGGTGCAGATAAATCTGAGCATCTATCAGTTCGCTCAGTCCAAAAAATATTTAAAAAAGCTTGTATAAAAGCTAATATAAATAAAAATGTAGGAATTTATTCATTAAGACATTCTTTTGCAACTCATTTACTAGAATATGGTACAGATATACGATACATACAAGAATTACTAGGACATTCTAGTACAAAAACAACTCAAATATACACTCACGTAACAAATAAGGACCTAAAGAAAATAGTAAGTCCGATAGACAGAATAGCAAAGAAATAA
- a CDS encoding HAD-IA family hydrolase — MSIKGILIDSGRVLNGPRTGHWFITPNFFSKVDKKIFNQLTKKVNKAFSKAGDYMSKQLLIKTEEDEYYHFLKYYKIFFENLPELNLNNEDIEYIAKDLVYNYDKYQFFDDVYDVLPILNNKYRLAVVSDAWPSLENVYIKAGFRDYFSSFVISSLIGVTKPNQLMYETALNELNILPEEAIFVDDSITNCDGAKKLGIKTYLICRELRDYIYHKLTCRDHIVVRNLHSILKKYK; from the coding sequence ATGAGTATTAAAGGTATTTTGATTGATTCTGGTAGAGTGTTAAATGGACCAAGAACTGGTCATTGGTTTATTACACCAAATTTTTTTAGTAAGGTAGATAAAAAAATATTTAATCAATTAACAAAAAAAGTAAATAAAGCTTTTTCAAAAGCTGGGGATTATATGTCTAAGCAGTTACTAATAAAAACAGAAGAAGATGAATATTATCATTTCCTTAAATATTATAAAATTTTCTTTGAAAATTTACCAGAACTTAATTTGAATAATGAAGATATAGAATATATAGCAAAGGATTTAGTATATAACTATGACAAATATCAATTTTTTGATGATGTTTACGATGTTTTACCAATTTTAAATAATAAATATAGATTAGCAGTAGTATCGGATGCATGGCCATCATTAGAGAATGTTTATATTAAAGCGGGGTTCAGAGACTACTTTTCATCTTTTGTTATATCATCTTTGATAGGAGTAACTAAACCAAATCAATTAATGTATGAAACTGCATTAAATGAATTAAATATATTACCAGAAGAAGCTATTTTTGTTGATGACAGCATTACAAATTGTGATGGAGCAAAAAAATTGGGAATTAAAACTTACCTTATATGTAGAGAATTAAGGGATTATATATATCATAAACTTACATGTAGAGACCATATTGTAGTAAGAAATTTACATAGTATTTTAAAAAAGTATAAATAA